The following DNA comes from Cryptosporangium minutisporangium.
CTCGAGCACTTCGACCTCGTCGACGTCGACGTTCCGGCCCTCGCCGACGGGCAGATCCTCGTCCGCAACACGTGGATGTCGGTCGACCCGTACATGCGGGGCCGGATGAACGACGTCCCGTCCTACCTCCCGCCGTTCCGCGTCGGCGGTCCGCTGGAGGGCAGCGCGGTCGGCGAGGTCGTCGAGTCCCGGTCACCGTCGATCCCGATCGGCGCGACCGTCACCCACTTCTTCGGGTGGCGGGACTACGCGGTGGTCGACGCCGGCGCCGCGACCGTCGTCGACCTCGCGCTCGCTCCCCCGCAGGCCTACCTCAGCGCGCTCGGCACGACCGGGCTCACCGCCTACGCCGCGCTGACCGAGGTCGCACCGGTCCGGCCCTGCGACACCGTGTTCGTCTCCGGCGCCGCCGGCGCGGTCGGGAGCGTCGCCGGCCAGGTCGCCCGCCACCTCGGCGCGGGCACGGTGATCGGCTCGGCCGGCGGTCCGGAGAAGGCGCGGAAGCTGACCGCGGACTTCGGCTTCGACGTCGCGCTCGACTACCGGTCCGGCCCGATCGCCGAGCAGCTCCACCGGGCCGCCCCCGACGGCATCGACGTCTACCTCGACAACGTCGGCGGTGACCACCTGGTCGCCGCGATCGACGCCGCCCGGATCGGTGCGCGGTTCGCCCTGGTCGGCGCGATCAGCGGCTACAACGCGACCGAGCCGGTACCCGGTCCGCCGAACCTGTTCCGGACGTACTGGCGGGAGGTGACGCTGCGCGGCATGCTCGTCACCTCCTACCTGCACACGTTCCCGGAGTGGATCGGGCTGGCCGCAGGCTGGCTGCGGGACGGGACGCTGCGGACCGAGGAGACCGTGGTCGACGGCCTGGACCAGGCGCCGGCGGCGTTCCTCGGCGTCCTCCGCGGCGCGAACACCGGCAAGATGCTGGTGCGACTCGCGGACAACCCGCCCTCTTGATCGATTCCCGTACCTAATCCCGTGCGCTACCGTGCTTAACGGCGATTGAGTACCGGTGAGGAAGAACAGTGCGACTGAGTGACTTGCAGGCGATCACCCACGAAGACCTGTTGATCACCCGGTTGGGGCCACGGACCGTGGAGACGCCGTTACAGGAACTTCTCGGGAACCGGCAGGAATCGGTGCATTACGTCACCGAGACCGACCGGGTCCTGGTGGACGACACCCTGGGCATGGCGAAGAACCGGGGAGTCGACGCCGCCGACCTTCCCGCGTTCAACCCCGGCGGGCCACGGCGCCAGCTGTTCTTCGACCCGTCCGAGGTCACCGCCGCGATCGTCACCTGCGGCGGGCTGTGCCCGGGTCTGAACAACGTCATCCGGGCACTGGTGCTGCACCTGCGGCACGCGTACGGCTGCCGTGACGTCCTCGGGTTCCGGAACGGCTACCAAGGGCTGGCCGACGGATCGGAGCCGCTGCGGCTCACCCCGGACCTGGTCCGCGACATCCACACCCGTGGCGGCACGATCCTGGGCACGTCCCGGGGCAGCCAAGACCCGGCGACGATGATCGACACGCTCGTGGCCCACAAGGTCAACGCGCTGTTCGTCGTCGGCGGCGACGGCACGCTGCGCGGCGCGCAGATGCTCGCCGCCGAGGCGGCCCGCCGCGGCCTCCCGATCGCCGTCGTCGGCGTCCCGAAGACGATCGACAACGACATCCCGTGGATCGACCACAGCTTCGGCTTCCAGACGGCCTACGCCCGGGCCGCCGAGTCGATCCAGGCCGCGCACACCGAGGCCAGCTCCGGCGTGAACGGCATCGGGCTGGTCAAGCTGATGGGCCGGCACTCCGGCTTCATCGCCGCCCACGCGACGCTGGTCGCCCAGGGCGTGGACTTCACGCTCATCCCCGAGGTGCCGTTCACGCTCGACGGGCTGCTCGACGGCGTCCGGAAGAAGCTGGCGAACCAGGGACACGCGGTGGTCGTGGTCGCCGAGGGCGCGGGGCAGGATCTCCTGCCTCCGTCCACCGCCACCGACCCGTCCGGCAACCGCAAGCTCGGCGACATCGGCGCGTTCCTGCGCGAGCAGCTCACCGAGGGGTTGAGCGACCTGCCGCTGTCGCTGCGCTACATCGACCCCGGGTACGCGATCCGGTCGGTGCCGGCCAACGCGTTCGACGCGGTGTACTGCACCCGGTTGGCGCAGGCGGCCACGCACGCGGCGATGGCCGGCTTCACGTCGGTGATGGTGGGCAGCCGTCGCGGCCGGTTCATCAACTTGCCGATAGCGCTGGCCACGGCGACCAGCAACCATGTCGACCCGCACGGCGACCTCTGGATGGCGGTCCTGGAGACGACCGGCCAGCCGCTCTCACTCTGACGACGGGCCGGGGGACGACGCCCGGGCCCCGCGTCAGTAGTGGCCGTTGTTCTGGAAGTAGTTCCACGCCCCGCACGGGGTGTCGTACCGGTTCTTGATGTAGCCGAGCCCCCAGCGGATCTGCGTCGCCGGGTTCGTCCGCCAGTCGTCGGCGACCGAGGACATCTTGTCGCCGGGCAGCGCCTGCGGAATGCCGTACGCGCCCGACGACGGGTTCTCGGCGTCGAACCGCCAGCCGCTCTCCTTCATCCAGAGCTTTTCCAGGCAGGTCATCTCGCTGGTCGGGAAGCCGTACTCGGAGAGCAGCGCACACCCGGTGTTCTTCGCACCGGAGTACGTTCCACAGTCGACCGGTGCGGTCGGCACCGGAGCGCCGCTCGTTCCTTCTTCCTCGGCGCGGGTTTCGCGGGCCTCCGCGGCCCGCTCGGCGGTCTCGGCCGCCGCCTGCTGGGCAGACGCGGCCTTGTCGGCCGCGCGGTTCCGGGCAGCGGCCAGGGTCTCCTCCCGCTGGCGCGCGAGCGCGGCGGCGTCCTCCTGGTCCTCGGCGCGGGTGCCCGGGGTCGCGACCCGGCCCGGGGTGTCGGCCTGGACCTCGTTCTCGACCTGGACCGTGTCCGGGTCGGTGTCCCGGAGGACGGTGACCGTCACGCCGACCACGACGACGAGCACCAGCAGGACGACGGCGGCGATCCGGAGCGGTAAGTGCGTGACCGGCCGCACGTGCTTGCCGCGGCCGGGACGGCGCACGGGCACCGCGGGGTCGGCGCCCTCAGGGGTGGGGGACATGCTCGGCGCGGTATGTCCGGTGGGGGCGGCGAACGCCGGAGACTCCGGACCGCCGACGGGTGGTGCGCTGGTCACCGCCGCCAACTGCGCGGTGGCATCGGCGGCGCCGGTCTCCGCGACCGGACGCAGCCGCGCGGTCTCGTCCGCGACCGGACCGACCGAACCGTCCGAACCCGACGGATCGCGGTAGGTCATGGGCGCCCGACCGCCCGTAACGAGCGTCCCGGCACCGCAGATCCGGTCGGCAGTACGTCTGTGCCCGACATGGCGCACCTTTCGCGTCCGGCGCGCGTCAGCACTCCGACCCCGGGATTCGTCCGGCGTCACTCGCGCGCACCGCGCGACGGTACCGAACTCCGATCACGCGCGGAAACGCCCGTCCCGTCAGTTCGCGGGTCTGCGCGGAAGCCTTCCGCGCTGATTCACGTCGAATCCGCTTCCACGAGCTCCGTGGAAGCGGATTTGACGTATCTGGGCGGAGCGGCGCGAGGAGCGTGCCGAGGTGCCGGACTAGAGGGCTGGGCGCCGATCCGCCCAGGGGGCGGCGGCCTCCAGCTGCCCGGCGAGCCGCAGCAGCTGCGGCTCCGCGCCCAGCCGCCCGACGAACTGGACGCCGATCGGCAACCCGTCCGGCGTCCAGTGCAGCGGCACGGTCATCGCCGGGCGTCCGGTGAGGTTCGCCAGCTGGGTGTACGGAACCCAGCTCAGGTTCTCCGCCACCAGCCGGTCGACGATCCCGGTGTGCCGGAGCAGCCCTGCCGTGCCGGTGGCGAGGAAGAACCGCTGTCCGGCGCGGAGCGGCGCGGGGATGTCGAAGAAACCGATCCGCGGCGGCGGCGTCGCGGTGGTCGGCGTCAGGAGGAGGTCGTAGGACGCGTGGAACGTCGCGAGCCGCCGGGTGTGCTCGTGCCGCCGCTCGATCGCGCGGGCGAACACGACCGGCGACGTCGCCCGGCCGATCGCCGCCATCAGCAGCGTGTCCGGCTCGAACAGCGCGTTCGGCGCACCGGTGACCTTTCGGACGTCCTCCACGGTCTGGGCGCAGGCGACGAACCAGGTCGTGAGGAAGTCCGCGGCGAGCGCACCGTCGTCGACCGGCTGCCGGTCGAGCTCGACGACCTCGTGACCCAGCCCGGTGAGGAGCGCGGCGGCGCCCTGGGCCGCGGCGATCACCTCGGGGTGCGGCGCGGGGTTGATCCCGCTGGCCGTGCAGACCGCGATCCGCAGCCGCCCCGGCTCGCGCCCGACCTCGTCGAGGAGCGGACCGGTGGGCTGCGCCGCCAGGTACGGGGCGTCGTCGGCGGGTCCGACCAGGACGTCGAGCAGAGCGGCGGTGTCGCGCACCGACCGGGAGATGACGCCGTCGGTGGCGGTACCGCCGAGGCCTTCGGCGCGGACCGGACCGGCGGGGACCAGACCGCGGGACGGCTTCAGACCGAACAGGCCGCAGGCGGAGGCGGGGATGCGGATCGAGCCGCCCCCGTCGCTGGCTCCGGCCGCCGGCACGATGCCGGCGGCCACCGCGGCCGCGGCACCGCCGGACGACCCGCCCGGCGTGCGGTCGGTGTTCCAGGGGTTGCGGGCCGGGCCGTGGAGGAGCGGCTCGGTGATGCCCTTGGCGCCGAACTCGGGGGTGTTGGTCTTGCCGAAGATGGCGAGGCCCGCCTCGATGAAGCGCCGCACGACGGTGGAGCTCGTCGTGGCCGACGTCTGCGCCAGCGCCCGGCACCCGTTGCTGGTCGGGTACCCCGCCAGGTCTTGGTGCAGGTCCTTGATCAGGAACGGGACGCCGCCCAGCGGCGGGTTCGCGACCGAAGTCGGTGGCGGCTCGACGTCGGCGACGATCGCGTTGATCTGGGGATTCACCTTCTCGGCCCGGAGCCGGGCAGCGTCGAGCAGCTCGGCCGGGGACACCTCGCCGGCGCGGACCAGCTCGGCGAGACCGACGGCATCGTACGACGCGTACTCGTCCAACCCGGCCGCCTCTCGTCGGTGTGCGAGCGGACAGGATAGCTGCCGGTACCGCCGAGTACCAGACATCGGCGCTCCGCGGCAGCGAGGAGACCGACAGACGCCGTTTAACGGACTTTCTGGTTGTGAATACTTAAAACGGAACATGGCGAGAGGCGGCACCATGGCGGATCACCCGGATCCTTCGCCCAGACACTCGGCGCACGAACGGACCGAGCACGTGCCCCCGTCCGCGTTGCCGCTGCTGGCGAGCAGTGGCCGGGACACCGCGGTCATCCTGCTGGCCACCGCCACCGCGATCTTCCTCGCGCTGGCCGTCGCGCTGAGCCTGATGCTCTGGCGGGCGCGATCCGACGGCAACACGCTCGCGGCCGGCACCGCGTCGGCGTCGCCCAGCACGCCGGACGCGTCCGCCGCGGCGCAGCCGGTGGCACCGGCGCCGTCAGCACCCGCGGCCGTTCCCGGCGAGACGGCCGCGTCCGCCGCGCAGGAGGCGGAGGAGTCGGCGCACGCGGAGGAGTCGGCGCACGCGGAGGAGTCGGCCACCGCCGAGGCGGAGGCGTCCGAGACCGCACAGGCGGAGGCGACCGCCCACGCCACCGAGTCCGCGACGGCCGACCCGGACGCCGCGACGACGGACCACGGCTACCTGCCGGTCACCGGGAAGAACCCGGCCGTCCCCTGGCTGATCGGTAGCGGACTCGGCCTGACGCTCGCCGGGTTCGTGCTGGCCGGCGGCGCGCGGCGCCGGGTCTCGATCGTCTTCCCGACGGGGGACGCCGGCCTGTCCGCCGTCGAGGCGCTGCGCCAGGCACTGGAGGAGCGGGAGCCGCCGAAGTACGCGGATCCGCAGCCCCGGCGGCTCGACCCGGCCGACCAGACCATCCGCCTGCGACGCGTCGCGGAGCGCGCTGCACCCCGGCGCCCCGCCGACTGAGCCCTCTCGGTCGCCGCGGCCGAATGGTCCGACCGGGCCGACCGGCGACCGGCGACCGGCGAGTCAGTCGAAGTCGGTCGGCGCCGTCCGGTCCTGCGCGTGGACGTGCATCCGCACCAGCTGCTCAGCGGTGGTCCGCCCCGTTGACAGCGGCGGAAGCGCGTCGAGCGGAAAGAACCCGACGTCGCTGGTCTCCCCGTCCAGACCCGCCACCGGCACGCCGTCGTCGAGCCGCTCCATGACGAAGAACAGCTTGTAGATGTGCCACGGCCCCGCCGGCGAGTGCCCGTTGTGGACGCTGCCGTCGTGGACGGCGGCCAGCTTCACCGCGCGGACCGCGAGCCCGGCCTCCTCCGCGAACTCACGTTCGGCGGCCGACGCCGGCCGGTCGAGCGCGTCCGCCCAGCCGCCCGGCAGCGTCCAGCGGCCGTCCCGGGCCTCCCGGACCAGCAGCACGCGGCCGTCCTCGAACAGCGCGCCGCGGACGTCCACCTTGGGCGTGGCGTGACCGGCCTCCAGCGCCAGCACCGCCTCGACCTCCGCCGGTACGCCGTCGGAGATCAAGCCCATCAGCTCCGCGGAGAGCGCACGCATCCGGGTGTAGCGGTCCTGGTCGTAGTGGTCGGTGGCGTAGGTGAGCCCGTTCTGGGCCATCGCGGCGAGCTCGATGGCGATT
Coding sequences within:
- a CDS encoding NUDIX hydrolase — its product is MTTALAPTLHRIAIELAAMAQNGLTYATDHYDQDRYTRMRALSAELMGLISDGVPAEVEAVLALEAGHATPKVDVRGALFEDGRVLLVREARDGRWTLPGGWADALDRPASAAEREFAEEAGLAVRAVKLAAVHDGSVHNGHSPAGPWHIYKLFFVMERLDDGVPVAGLDGETSDVGFFPLDALPPLSTGRTTAEQLVRMHVHAQDRTAPTDFD
- a CDS encoding ATP-dependent 6-phosphofructokinase, with product MRLSDLQAITHEDLLITRLGPRTVETPLQELLGNRQESVHYVTETDRVLVDDTLGMAKNRGVDAADLPAFNPGGPRRQLFFDPSEVTAAIVTCGGLCPGLNNVIRALVLHLRHAYGCRDVLGFRNGYQGLADGSEPLRLTPDLVRDIHTRGGTILGTSRGSQDPATMIDTLVAHKVNALFVVGGDGTLRGAQMLAAEAARRGLPIAVVGVPKTIDNDIPWIDHSFGFQTAYARAAESIQAAHTEASSGVNGIGLVKLMGRHSGFIAAHATLVAQGVDFTLIPEVPFTLDGLLDGVRKKLANQGHAVVVVAEGAGQDLLPPSTATDPSGNRKLGDIGAFLREQLTEGLSDLPLSLRYIDPGYAIRSVPANAFDAVYCTRLAQAATHAAMAGFTSVMVGSRRGRFINLPIALATATSNHVDPHGDLWMAVLETTGQPLSL
- a CDS encoding lytic transglycosylase domain-containing protein, with translation MTYRDPSGSDGSVGPVADETARLRPVAETGAADATAQLAAVTSAPPVGGPESPAFAAPTGHTAPSMSPTPEGADPAVPVRRPGRGKHVRPVTHLPLRIAAVVLLVLVVVVGVTVTVLRDTDPDTVQVENEVQADTPGRVATPGTRAEDQEDAAALARQREETLAAARNRAADKAASAQQAAAETAERAAEARETRAEEEGTSGAPVPTAPVDCGTYSGAKNTGCALLSEYGFPTSEMTCLEKLWMKESGWRFDAENPSSGAYGIPQALPGDKMSSVADDWRTNPATQIRWGLGYIKNRYDTPCGAWNYFQNNGHY
- a CDS encoding NADP-dependent oxidoreductase, yielding MTTQHTAPESRADGRNAPLTGRELRLAGRPVGEPGLEHFDLVDVDVPALADGQILVRNTWMSVDPYMRGRMNDVPSYLPPFRVGGPLEGSAVGEVVESRSPSIPIGATVTHFFGWRDYAVVDAGAATVVDLALAPPQAYLSALGTTGLTAYAALTEVAPVRPCDTVFVSGAAGAVGSVAGQVARHLGAGTVIGSAGGPEKARKLTADFGFDVALDYRSGPIAEQLHRAAPDGIDVYLDNVGGDHLVAAIDAARIGARFALVGAISGYNATEPVPGPPNLFRTYWREVTLRGMLVTSYLHTFPEWIGLAAGWLRDGTLRTEETVVDGLDQAPAAFLGVLRGANTGKMLVRLADNPPS
- a CDS encoding amidase, giving the protein MSGTRRYRQLSCPLAHRREAAGLDEYASYDAVGLAELVRAGEVSPAELLDAARLRAEKVNPQINAIVADVEPPPTSVANPPLGGVPFLIKDLHQDLAGYPTSNGCRALAQTSATTSSTVVRRFIEAGLAIFGKTNTPEFGAKGITEPLLHGPARNPWNTDRTPGGSSGGAAAAVAAGIVPAAGASDGGGSIRIPASACGLFGLKPSRGLVPAGPVRAEGLGGTATDGVISRSVRDTAALLDVLVGPADDAPYLAAQPTGPLLDEVGREPGRLRIAVCTASGINPAPHPEVIAAAQGAAALLTGLGHEVVELDRQPVDDGALAADFLTTWFVACAQTVEDVRKVTGAPNALFEPDTLLMAAIGRATSPVVFARAIERRHEHTRRLATFHASYDLLLTPTTATPPPRIGFFDIPAPLRAGQRFFLATGTAGLLRHTGIVDRLVAENLSWVPYTQLANLTGRPAMTVPLHWTPDGLPIGVQFVGRLGAEPQLLRLAGQLEAAAPWADRRPAL